A section of the Bifidobacterium sp. ESL0745 genome encodes:
- a CDS encoding MFS transporter, whose translation MNTTNNRNNQKRVSATEFDNLASTNVTAQTTPYQTGEVRGNGEPAQARQQQKDETKNGDNSERLRKPATASVSPLRSGNFILLIAGQGLSLFGNTMLRFAMSMWVLDKTGSATIFATLLSISIIPTILLMPFGGVIADRVNRRTMMVALDAISGCVVLAATLAFGFMETHTIISIAVLLIALSALDALESPTVSAAIPQMLGRKDAVLLRRAQAISSQVNSIMQIIPTFAGGALYALIGIRTMMGATTLCFFATAGLECFIKLEAVHHHETINENKNKPSPDEQTKPRRKRKTETISRNGTAPKGIRLESTASPVATVPDDSVRPYETLKANRNKSTFDEQIGLRNVTKAETTETVETVAKEGCPEPAILTFRVTAGPDDSELSESQNNKPAAHTGIIKVFLADIRDAAAFLKANPTLLELLAVTAALNFFLNGVSSVGSPYIIRTALGFGADIYGYSDGIMSIVSLLDTLLTTALAAKLFMRQMPATIYAAALCFAPITVIFALPMSRWMKLVTFIAAFCLITLSIDFTNIIISPTFLMLIPDELMGKIGAFISTISLCATPLGQMVYGLLFDRMAVAPIMAGTGICLAIGALVLTPMCKRFGHEESTQQ comes from the coding sequence ATGAACACGACAAACAACAGGAACAATCAAAAACGAGTAAGCGCGACAGAGTTCGACAACCTCGCTTCTACCAACGTAACCGCACAAACAACTCCATATCAAACCGGCGAAGTAAGAGGCAATGGCGAGCCTGCACAAGCGAGGCAGCAGCAAAAAGACGAAACAAAGAACGGCGACAACTCCGAACGACTTCGCAAACCAGCCACTGCGTCTGTGTCGCCTCTGCGTTCCGGCAACTTCATCCTGCTCATCGCCGGGCAGGGACTCTCGCTGTTCGGCAACACGATGCTGCGCTTCGCCATGTCGATGTGGGTGCTCGACAAAACCGGTTCGGCCACGATTTTCGCGACGCTGCTTTCCATCTCGATCATCCCTACCATCCTGCTCATGCCGTTCGGCGGGGTCATCGCGGACCGCGTCAACCGCCGGACCATGATGGTCGCGCTCGATGCCATCAGCGGGTGCGTCGTGCTGGCCGCAACCCTTGCGTTCGGGTTTATGGAAACCCACACCATCATCTCGATCGCGGTGCTGCTCATCGCACTCTCCGCACTCGACGCACTCGAATCTCCCACCGTCAGCGCCGCCATCCCTCAGATGCTCGGCCGGAAGGACGCCGTACTGCTGCGCCGAGCGCAAGCGATTTCCAGCCAGGTCAATTCCATCATGCAGATCATCCCGACCTTCGCCGGCGGTGCGCTTTACGCGCTAATCGGCATCCGCACCATGATGGGTGCCACCACGCTCTGCTTCTTCGCCACTGCAGGCTTGGAATGTTTCATCAAGCTCGAAGCCGTCCATCATCACGAAACGATAAATGAAAATAAGAACAAGCCATCACCAGACGAACAAACCAAACCTCGACGTAAAAGAAAAACGGAAACAATCTCGAGAAATGGAACTGCCCCTAAAGGTATTCGTCTCGAATCCACGGCATCCCCCGTCGCAACGGTTCCAGACGATTCGGTACGTCCTTACGAAACACTAAAAGCAAACAGAAACAAATCAACGTTCGACGAACAAATCGGACTTCGCAACGTGACAAAAGCGGAAACGACCGAAACTGTCGAGACTGTTGCAAAAGAGGGTTGTCCTGAACCTGCAATACTGACCTTTCGCGTCACAGCCGGACCGGACGATTCGGAATTATCGGAATCCCAAAATAATAAGCCTGCTGCCCATACCGGGATCATCAAGGTTTTCCTTGCCGACATCCGCGACGCCGCCGCATTCCTCAAAGCCAACCCGACACTGCTGGAACTTCTTGCCGTCACCGCCGCACTGAATTTCTTCCTCAATGGCGTATCGTCTGTGGGCTCGCCGTATATCATCCGCACAGCGCTAGGTTTCGGAGCCGATATTTATGGCTACTCTGATGGCATCATGAGCATTGTGTCACTGCTGGATACTCTGCTGACCACGGCATTGGCCGCGAAACTGTTCATGCGCCAGATGCCGGCGACCATTTACGCCGCCGCCCTTTGTTTCGCGCCAATCACCGTGATCTTCGCGCTGCCTATGAGCAGATGGATGAAACTCGTCACGTTCATTGCCGCGTTCTGCCTGATCACGCTTTCCATCGATTTCACCAACATCATCATCAGCCCGACTTTTTTGATGCTGATTCCCGACGAGCTGATGGGCAAGATCGGCGCATTCATCTCAACCATCAGCCTTTGCGCGACGCCTCTGGGCCAAATGGTTTACGGCCTGCTGTTCGACCGCATGGCGGTTGCGCCGATTATGGCCGGCACCGGCATCTGTCTTGCGATTGGCGCGTTGGTTCTTACGCCGATGTGCAAAAGATTCGGACACGAAGAATCCACACAGCAGTAA
- a CDS encoding RNA degradosome polyphosphate kinase — protein sequence MAQIFDAPSKALLRSQIAEHIAETEKTDKRKAPPEEQPLPEDRYFDRELSWLKFNKRVLEMAEDPEVPLLERANFAGIFASNLDEYFMVRVAGLKRRIDTGIAVTAASGLSPRQQLRSISETAHELQAEHANEAIKHILPELAKEHIVLLSWDRLTSTEQERLSRYYRQQVFPVLTPLAFDPAHPFPYISGGSLNLAVLVENPNSGKTHFARVKVPDNLNRLVPVDDLTDEESREERYGFITMENLIIAHLESLFPGMIIKEARSFRVTRNEDIDVEEDDAENLLNAMEKELLRRRFGPPIRLEISDATSPFLSQLLARRLRVNEEEIYRLPAPLDMKLMFELQDIDRPDLKDKPFIPTTNRQIATVESSRAQDIFAAIRERDILLHHPYDSFSTSVQAFLAQAAADPKVLAIKQTLYRTSSNSPIIDALVDAAHAGKQVLALVEIKARFDEDANIAWARKLERAGVHVVYGIVGLKTHCKLSLVVRQEADGLRRYCHVGTGNYNPKTARQYTDLGLLTCDPVVGQDLTRLFNQLSGYAPRSSFHRLLVAPRTARSGLIQRIRREENAARDGHEAWIKIKVNSIVDEKTIDALYRASQAGVKVDIVVRGICGLKPGVPGLSDNIRVHSILGRFLEHSRIYAFANSAGPQIGEGPAAGPEAWIGSADLMHRNLDRRVEALVRITDPEEITSLIDYVDLQMADTTSSWHMQPDGTYIRHSHDKDGKPLIDCQELLIKTHQRGRK from the coding sequence ATGGCACAGATATTTGACGCACCCTCAAAGGCATTGCTCCGCAGCCAAATCGCCGAGCACATCGCCGAAACCGAAAAGACCGACAAGCGCAAGGCGCCGCCGGAGGAACAGCCGTTGCCGGAGGACCGTTACTTCGACCGCGAACTGAGCTGGCTGAAATTCAATAAGCGCGTCCTCGAAATGGCGGAGGACCCTGAAGTCCCGCTGCTGGAGCGCGCCAATTTCGCCGGCATCTTCGCCTCGAACCTCGACGAGTATTTCATGGTGCGCGTCGCCGGCCTCAAGCGCCGTATCGACACCGGCATCGCCGTGACTGCGGCTTCCGGTTTGAGCCCACGCCAACAGCTGCGGTCCATCAGCGAAACCGCACACGAACTGCAGGCCGAGCACGCCAACGAGGCCATCAAGCACATTCTTCCCGAACTCGCGAAGGAACACATCGTGTTGCTGAGCTGGGATAGGCTCACCAGCACCGAGCAGGAGCGCCTTTCGCGCTATTATCGCCAGCAGGTCTTCCCCGTGCTGACGCCACTTGCGTTCGACCCGGCCCACCCCTTCCCCTATATTTCCGGAGGTTCGCTGAATCTCGCCGTTTTAGTCGAGAACCCGAACAGTGGCAAGACGCATTTCGCCCGTGTCAAGGTACCTGACAACCTGAACCGTCTGGTGCCCGTCGACGATCTGACCGACGAGGAAAGCCGCGAGGAACGCTATGGCTTCATCACCATGGAAAACCTCATCATCGCCCATCTCGAATCGCTATTCCCCGGCATGATCATCAAGGAGGCGCGTTCGTTCCGCGTCACCCGTAACGAGGACATCGACGTTGAAGAGGACGATGCCGAGAACCTGCTGAACGCAATGGAGAAGGAACTGCTGCGCCGTCGCTTCGGACCGCCGATCCGCCTGGAAATCAGCGACGCCACCAGCCCGTTCCTTTCCCAGCTCTTGGCTCGCCGCCTGCGTGTCAATGAGGAAGAGATCTACCGTCTGCCGGCACCGCTGGATATGAAGCTCATGTTCGAACTGCAGGACATCGACCGTCCGGATCTCAAGGACAAGCCGTTCATCCCGACGACGAACCGTCAAATCGCCACAGTCGAGTCAAGCCGCGCACAGGACATTTTCGCTGCCATTCGCGAGCGCGACATCCTGCTGCATCATCCCTATGATTCGTTCTCGACTTCAGTGCAGGCCTTCTTGGCCCAGGCCGCGGCCGACCCGAAGGTGCTGGCCATCAAGCAGACGCTCTACCGCACTTCCAGCAATTCGCCGATCATCGACGCGTTGGTCGATGCCGCGCATGCCGGCAAGCAGGTACTGGCCTTGGTCGAGATCAAGGCCCGTTTCGACGAGGACGCGAATATTGCATGGGCCCGTAAGCTCGAACGCGCCGGCGTCCACGTCGTCTACGGCATCGTGGGGCTGAAAACACACTGCAAGCTTTCGCTGGTCGTGCGTCAGGAAGCCGACGGTTTGCGCCGTTACTGCCACGTTGGCACAGGAAACTACAACCCGAAAACCGCCCGTCAGTACACCGACCTCGGCCTGCTGACCTGCGATCCGGTGGTCGGTCAGGACTTGACGCGTCTGTTCAACCAGCTTTCCGGCTATGCACCACGCTCCAGCTTCCATCGCCTGCTGGTCGCGCCGCGCACCGCACGTAGCGGACTTATCCAGCGCATCCGCCGCGAAGAGAATGCAGCACGAGACGGTCACGAAGCGTGGATCAAGATCAAGGTCAACTCCATCGTTGACGAAAAGACCATCGACGCCCTCTATCGTGCCAGCCAAGCTGGTGTGAAGGTCGACATCGTCGTGCGCGGCATCTGCGGCCTGAAGCCCGGAGTCCCCGGCCTGAGCGACAACATTCGCGTTCATTCCATCCTTGGCCGATTCCTTGAACACAGCCGTATCTACGCCTTCGCCAATTCCGCAGGCCCGCAGATCGGTGAGGGGCCAGCAGCCGGACCGGAAGCCTGGATCGGATCGGCCGATCTGATGCACCGCAACCTCGACCGCCGTGTGGAGGCGCTGGTACGCATCACCGACCCCGAGGAAATCACCTCCCTGATCGACTATGTCGATCTGCAGATGGCCGATACCACCTCGTCCTGGCACATGCAGCCGGACGGCACTTATATCCGTCATTCACACGACAAGGACGGCAAGCCTCTGATCGATTGCCAGGAACTGCTGATCAAGACCCACCAGCGTGGTCGCAAATAA
- a CDS encoding phosphatase PAP2 family protein, whose amino-acid sequence MTDDSNGQMVTPEPTENSSDTAAGQQVPPRAQVPAPPSMNAEQAGAEQVASEQSQSQARTQPQPSVQSQSQYDPEPSSQSPYDSEPPSQSSPLTNVPEPVSFVAFGGESATFEDDGEVSVNGAFAADANSGAANIKFAGELSNDDDSKASKGSKDEAEIEKGLAQVDPLTVHPRFSSCILAVVLALLFLTSAAAIYWFGVHTLNGQSFDEIVWQGFGGTVPDWIVAVAHVLNDKIVIPAISLSIAILAFIVAAVRKRWWLVGQMAVFGVAAYGAAWLKRVLPRPLMMHTLSPHTNSAPSGHTLLAVGSVLVLLIAVPRVWRALVALLGGAYSILVAASVIVGRWHRPSDVLMSLLIGGGLMLLTLAFTRKSGMDGPGSRVSSASIQIVGSIMITFGIVCCAYAGYMLWQIYPGLDMMAVWAKNGACALTMAAIIGVGCLVFGLALAVRQLTASPLTRLGLVGAPPAPPQE is encoded by the coding sequence ATGACTGACGATTCGAATGGACAGATGGTGACGCCCGAACCGACCGAAAATTCTTCCGATACGGCTGCGGGACAGCAGGTTCCGCCGCGTGCGCAAGTGCCTGCGCCTCCCAGTATGAATGCGGAACAGGCGGGGGCAGAACAAGTGGCGTCTGAGCAGTCGCAATCACAGGCTCGGACCCAGCCACAACCTTCGGTTCAGTCGCAGTCTCAGTACGATCCTGAGCCGTCGTCGCAATCACCGTATGATTCCGAGCCGCCGTCGCAATCCAGTCCGCTGACGAATGTTCCCGAGCCAGTCAGTTTTGTTGCTTTTGGTGGGGAATCCGCGACATTTGAAGACGATGGTGAGGTTTCGGTCAATGGTGCCTTCGCCGCCGATGCAAATTCAGGTGCGGCCAATATCAAATTTGCCGGTGAACTATCGAATGATGATGATTCCAAAGCGTCCAAAGGTTCAAAAGATGAAGCCGAAATCGAAAAAGGACTCGCCCAGGTTGACCCACTGACCGTCCACCCCCGCTTTTCCAGCTGCATCCTTGCTGTGGTTCTGGCGTTGCTCTTCCTCACGTCGGCGGCGGCGATTTACTGGTTCGGCGTGCACACCTTGAACGGCCAGAGTTTCGACGAGATTGTCTGGCAGGGATTCGGTGGCACAGTCCCCGATTGGATCGTAGCGGTCGCACACGTATTGAACGACAAGATTGTGATACCGGCGATTAGCCTGTCGATAGCGATTCTGGCTTTTATCGTTGCCGCGGTTCGCAAACGCTGGTGGCTTGTGGGGCAAATGGCCGTTTTCGGTGTCGCCGCCTATGGCGCCGCGTGGCTCAAGCGGGTGCTGCCGCGCCCGTTGATGATGCATACCCTCTCTCCGCATACCAATAGTGCTCCGTCTGGGCACACGCTGCTTGCGGTGGGGTCGGTGCTCGTTTTGCTCATCGCGGTTCCGCGCGTTTGGCGCGCATTGGTCGCATTGCTGGGGGGAGCGTATAGCATTCTTGTCGCCGCGTCGGTGATCGTCGGCCGCTGGCACCGCCCGTCCGACGTGCTGATGTCGTTGCTGATCGGCGGCGGCCTGATGCTGCTGACGCTTGCCTTTACCCGCAAATCCGGCATGGACGGCCCGGGGAGCCGCGTCTCTTCGGCAAGCATACAGATTGTTGGCAGCATCATGATTACGTTCGGCATTGTCTGCTGTGCTTACGCGGGCTATATGCTTTGGCAGATTTATCCGGGACTTGACATGATGGCCGTGTGGGCGAAAAACGGCGCGTGTGCGCTGACCATGGCCGCCATCATCGGCGTAGGATGCCTGGTCTTTGGCCTCGCGCTTGCCGTTCGGCAGCTGACCGCGTCCCCGTTGACGCGCCTGGGCTTGGTCGGTGCGCCTCCCGCCCCGCCGCAGGAGTAA